In one Candidatus Nanopelagicus limnes genomic region, the following are encoded:
- a CDS encoding enoyl-CoA hydratase/isomerase family protein yields MSFIKSEQIGAVLRLTLDRPEKKNAITQEMYQSLANKINEAASDFGIRAVVICSNGDSFTAGNDINDFANDPQMDEGSPVFSFLFAIHNFPKPLIAAVKGRAVGIGTTMLMHCDLVTANPDTKFSMPFVSLGLVAEGGSSYLFPRLVGHAKAAEIFFTGRTFSADEALSMGLINQISEDELSAAMAFAQEIAEQPPTAVINTKALLKSGSHEALNQVIRAEGELFKMATQSDEAQIAFMNFLAKKSKVK; encoded by the coding sequence GTGAGTTTTATCAAATCAGAGCAAATCGGCGCCGTTCTGCGCCTTACCTTAGATAGGCCAGAAAAGAAGAACGCAATTACCCAAGAGATGTATCAAAGCTTGGCAAATAAAATTAATGAAGCGGCTTCAGATTTTGGTATTAGGGCTGTTGTTATTTGTTCAAATGGTGACTCATTTACTGCCGGTAATGACATCAATGATTTTGCAAATGATCCACAGATGGATGAAGGATCACCTGTTTTTAGTTTTCTATTCGCTATTCATAACTTTCCAAAGCCATTGATCGCTGCAGTTAAGGGAAGAGCGGTGGGAATTGGCACCACTATGTTGATGCACTGTGATTTAGTTACAGCAAATCCAGATACAAAGTTCTCTATGCCATTTGTATCCCTTGGTTTAGTAGCAGAAGGTGGTTCTAGTTACCTATTTCCTCGCCTGGTCGGACATGCAAAGGCTGCTGAGATATTTTTTACGGGGCGAACATTTTCTGCCGATGAGGCATTAAGCATGGGTTTGATTAATCAAATTTCAGAGGATGAGTTATCAGCTGCGATGGCATTTGCCCAAGAGATTGCTGAGCAACCACCAACTGCAGTAATTAACACCAAGGCATTATTAAAGAGTGGCTCTCATGAAGCTTTAAATCAGGTGATTCGGGCAGAGGGTGAATTGTTTAAGATGGCAACTCAATCAGATGAAGCCCAAATAGCATTTATGAATTTCTTAGCGAAAAAGAGTAAGGTCAAGTAA
- a CDS encoding chemotaxis protein CheY gives MALEVNILLRELTPFEKLVCEHLCDGLTNGAIARTTAHTEKVIENTVSRVAHAFSIKSNGEVNVRVLLALAYRAHFGDKAFDKLGVACSHLTVGPNGEQICARHTQ, from the coding sequence GTGGCCTTGGAAGTAAATATTTTATTGCGGGAGTTAACCCCCTTTGAAAAACTGGTCTGCGAACATCTATGTGATGGTTTAACAAATGGCGCGATCGCTAGAACTACCGCCCATACCGAAAAAGTTATTGAAAATACTGTCTCACGTGTTGCCCATGCTTTTTCTATTAAATCAAATGGTGAGGTTAATGTCAGAGTATTACTTGCCTTGGCATATCGAGCCCACTTTGGTGACAAAGCATTTGATAAATTAGGTGTTGCTTGCTCTCACCTAACAGTTGGACCAAATGGTGAGCAAATTTGTGCAAGGCATACTCAGTAG
- a CDS encoding inositol-3-phosphate synthase — MSVENKGEIRVAIVGVGNCANSLIQGITYYKDATNESEIPGLMHPVLGGYHIKNINFVLALDVDAKKVGLDLADAIWASENNTIKFATVAKTGVTVKRGTTLDGLGRYYKETIKESDAAPVDVVAELKASKVDVLICYLPVGSEEAAKFYAQCAIDAGCAFVNALPVFIASDPVWADKFTKAGLPIVGDDIKSQVGATITHRIMAKLFQDRGVHLDRTYQLNVGGNMDFKNMLERDRLESKKISKTQSVTSQLDYDLGAKNVHIGPSDYIPWLDDRKWAYVRLEGRAFGDVPLNLEYKLEVWDSPNSAGVIIDALRCAKIALDRKIGGPLLSPSSYFMKSPPVQYTDEQAYQKVEQFIEGNIER, encoded by the coding sequence GTGAGCGTAGAAAATAAAGGTGAAATCCGGGTAGCAATTGTTGGAGTAGGAAACTGCGCCAACTCATTAATCCAAGGGATTACCTATTACAAGGATGCTACTAACGAATCCGAGATTCCTGGTTTGATGCACCCAGTCCTTGGTGGTTATCACATCAAAAACATTAATTTCGTATTAGCACTAGATGTTGATGCCAAGAAGGTCGGCCTAGATCTTGCTGATGCCATTTGGGCCAGTGAGAACAACACAATTAAATTTGCCACAGTTGCTAAAACTGGCGTGACGGTAAAGCGCGGAACTACATTAGATGGTCTTGGTCGCTACTACAAAGAGACTATTAAAGAATCTGATGCTGCCCCAGTTGATGTAGTTGCAGAGTTAAAGGCGAGCAAGGTAGATGTTCTTATCTGCTACCTACCTGTTGGTTCGGAGGAGGCCGCAAAGTTTTATGCCCAATGCGCAATTGATGCTGGTTGTGCTTTTGTTAACGCACTTCCGGTCTTTATTGCATCTGATCCAGTGTGGGCGGATAAGTTCACAAAGGCTGGCCTGCCAATAGTTGGCGATGATATTAAATCTCAGGTTGGCGCCACTATTACTCACCGAATTATGGCCAAGCTATTCCAAGATCGCGGTGTTCACCTAGATCGCACCTACCAATTAAATGTTGGTGGAAATATGGACTTTAAAAATATGTTAGAGCGCGATCGTCTTGAATCTAAGAAGATCTCTAAAACTCAATCTGTAACTAGCCAATTAGATTATGACTTGGGTGCGAAAAATGTTCACATCGGCCCATCTGATTACATCCCATGGCTAGATGATCGCAAGTGGGCTTATGTCCGCTTGGAAGGTCGTGCCTTTGGAGATGTTCCATTAAATCTTGAGTACAAGCTTGAGGTATGGGATTCACCAAACTCAGCTGGTGTAATTATTGATGCACTTCGCTGCGCCAAGATTGCGCTAGATCGCAAAATCGGTGGTCCATTACTTTCACCATCTAGTTACTTTATGAAATCCCCACCAGTTCAATACACAGATGAGCAGGCCTACCAAAAGGTTGAGCAGTTCATTGAAGGAAATATCGAAAGATAA
- a CDS encoding PadR family transcriptional regulator — MRSRSESLEFALLGLLSQGALHGYELRKRMSAIYGPFRALSFSVLYPQLRKMVEAKLIEQSFTDAGGLSRRSRIVYELTAKGRERFSSLMQNASPDSFEDEGFEVRFAFFGPTPRNNRVRILEGRHRRLVEKAEVIRKDLSKIPEGIDTYLVEWRRHSLESAEREIAWLEKMINTERKSS; from the coding sequence ATGCGTTCTCGGTCTGAATCCCTTGAGTTCGCTCTCCTTGGCCTGCTCTCACAAGGTGCCCTACATGGCTATGAATTACGTAAGCGAATGAGTGCGATCTATGGCCCATTTCGTGCGTTAAGTTTTTCTGTTTTATATCCCCAGCTTCGAAAAATGGTGGAAGCAAAATTAATTGAACAATCTTTCACCGACGCCGGCGGATTATCTAGACGATCAAGAATTGTTTATGAGCTAACTGCAAAGGGGCGTGAGCGATTTTCATCGCTTATGCAAAATGCTTCACCTGATTCATTTGAGGATGAAGGCTTTGAGGTTCGCTTCGCATTCTTTGGTCCAACACCTAGAAATAATCGCGTAAGAATTTTAGAAGGACGCCACCGGCGTTTAGTTGAAAAGGCGGAGGTAATCCGCAAAGACCTATCAAAAATTCCAGAAGGTATCGATACCTACTTAGTTGAGTGGCGCCGTCACTCATTGGAATCAGCAGAGCGCGAAATCGCTTGGCTGGAAAAGATGATAAATACCGAAAGGAAGAGCTCGTGA
- a CDS encoding LysE family translocator translates to MFTSDAIPSRLWEYLIATVLIILAPGPSVLFTIARAIAWGRVAAIATVIGNAFGMFLVSVLVAFGLGPLLQSSKLFYNGIQWAGGAYLIYLGYAAIAASRVDAQGMQKTEGSKPSFFTSLKNGFWVGVLNPKSVVFFAAILPQFVDQEKNNVTAQLLLLGAIFATVALISDGSYGLLAGTVRSWLAGDVKRLIFMRRFGGLVMIGLGVFTIFSALVIG, encoded by the coding sequence GTGTTCACCTCAGATGCCATCCCCTCACGCCTCTGGGAGTACTTAATAGCCACAGTTTTGATCATTCTGGCGCCTGGGCCTTCAGTGCTCTTCACCATTGCTCGGGCGATCGCCTGGGGCAGAGTGGCAGCAATTGCCACTGTGATTGGCAATGCCTTTGGAATGTTCTTAGTTTCAGTCTTAGTTGCATTTGGTTTAGGCCCACTTTTACAAAGCTCAAAACTTTTTTATAACGGCATCCAATGGGCAGGTGGTGCCTACTTAATCTATCTAGGTTATGCCGCGATCGCAGCGAGCAGGGTTGACGCCCAAGGAATGCAAAAAACTGAAGGAAGTAAGCCCTCTTTTTTCACATCGCTAAAAAATGGTTTTTGGGTTGGCGTATTAAATCCAAAATCAGTTGTTTTCTTCGCCGCGATCTTGCCTCAATTTGTTGATCAAGAGAAAAATAATGTCACAGCGCAATTGTTATTGCTGGGCGCAATTTTTGCCACAGTCGCCTTGATCTCAGATGGTAGTTATGGCTTACTGGCGGGCACTGTGCGTAGTTGGTTGGCTGGAGATGTTAAGCGGTTAATTTTTATGCGCAGATTTGGTGGCTTAGTGATGATTGGCCTTGGCGTATTCACCATCTTCTCCGCCTTAGTTATTGGCTAA
- a CDS encoding PD-(D/E)XK nuclease family protein, with protein sequence MASSNAVGNAREFISPSDLTFSWGSCHRCLWLNYNHGLRTPGFMPLVGDLANMQENYFAAKTTADIAPVLPEGKVADLGGWVKSSFINVNGAATKYAIRGKYDLLIEFADGTYGIIDCKFQAKDSDKTDLYQPQLEAYAFALENPASGAPKKVSLMGLLVWSLLEPAGDVTKGFGLKLKHTWRPIERNPAALASRLTDFITVVSSDMPAAKDNCDMCNYLNQRRQFIGAQ encoded by the coding sequence ATGGCTTCATCAAATGCAGTTGGAAATGCTAGAGAGTTTATTTCACCTTCAGATTTAACTTTTTCTTGGGGTTCATGTCATCGCTGTCTTTGGCTTAATTACAACCACGGCTTGCGCACTCCAGGCTTTATGCCATTGGTTGGGGATCTAGCAAATATGCAAGAGAATTACTTTGCTGCTAAAACAACTGCAGATATCGCACCTGTGCTGCCTGAAGGCAAGGTGGCAGATCTTGGTGGTTGGGTTAAATCCTCTTTTATTAATGTAAATGGCGCTGCTACAAAATATGCCATCCGTGGAAAGTATGACTTGTTAATTGAGTTTGCCGATGGCACATATGGAATTATCGATTGTAAGTTCCAAGCAAAAGATTCTGATAAAACAGATCTCTACCAGCCACAACTTGAAGCTTATGCATTTGCTCTAGAAAACCCAGCCTCAGGTGCGCCAAAGAAAGTTTCACTGATGGGATTGCTGGTCTGGTCACTTCTTGAGCCAGCAGGTGATGTAACAAAGGGATTTGGTTTGAAATTAAAACATACTTGGCGGCCAATTGAGCGAAACCCAGCAGCACTTGCTAGCAGACTTACTGATTTTATTACGGTGGTTAGCTCAGATATGCCAGCGGCAAAAGATAATTGCGATATGTGTAATTACTTAAATCAGCGCCGGCAATTTATTGGCGCTCAGTAG
- a CDS encoding lysophospholipid acyltransferase family protein yields the protein MPYKILKSFLIPLLMFIFRPKVTGLRHVPSNGPVIIASNHLSFSDSIFMPLVVPRNVTFLAKSEYFTSPGLKGFIKKITFIALGQVPIDRSGGKRSEAAIMTGLRLLRENHCVGIYPEGTRSPDGRLYKGRTGIARMAIESGAPVIPVAMFNTAEIQPTGQVVPKVRRVEMVFGEPMYFSGDSSDQAVLRSATNELMEKIAELSKQEYVPNMYASDAKDAIKKSLKEKIDFEEDDA from the coding sequence GTGCCATACAAGATTTTGAAATCCTTTTTGATCCCGCTGTTGATGTTTATTTTTAGGCCCAAGGTAACTGGGCTGCGCCATGTGCCAAGCAATGGGCCGGTGATAATTGCTTCAAATCATCTTTCATTTAGTGATTCGATCTTTATGCCATTAGTTGTTCCTCGTAATGTCACCTTTTTAGCCAAGAGTGAGTACTTCACATCCCCAGGACTTAAAGGATTTATCAAGAAAATTACCTTCATCGCTTTAGGACAGGTTCCAATTGATCGCTCTGGCGGCAAACGCAGTGAGGCTGCAATTATGACCGGCCTTCGATTACTTCGTGAGAATCATTGTGTGGGAATTTATCCTGAAGGAACTAGATCACCAGATGGCCGCCTTTATAAAGGACGAACTGGAATCGCTCGAATGGCGATTGAGTCAGGTGCGCCAGTTATTCCAGTGGCGATGTTTAACACCGCTGAAATTCAACCTACTGGGCAGGTGGTGCCAAAGGTTAGAAGAGTTGAGATGGTATTTGGTGAGCCGATGTACTTCTCTGGTGATTCATCTGATCAAGCAGTTTTAAGGAGCGCCACAAATGAATTAATGGAAAAAATAGCGGAGTTATCTAAACAAGAGTACGTGCCCAATATGTACGCATCTGATGCAAAGGATGCAATCAAGAAAAGCTTAAAGGAAAAGATTGATTTTGAAGAGGATGATGCTTAA
- a CDS encoding alpha/beta hydrolase, whose translation MNSIPNSAGFTLPGGKIGVLVIHGFTGSPVSIAPWAKFLNKSGYTVSAPLLPGHGSSWQQMNQTTWQDWYEQVEKSFLELKQSCDRVFIAGFSMGAALALRLCQIRGSEVEGLIVLNPSVHDRRWFMKYVPVLKFLIASVAKGATDIAAPNPPVHAYDRTPLKALDSLRKLWALVERDLYLIDLPIMVAYSVNDHAVDPENAMTVIDNVFSVDIREVVFENSFHNVALDFDVEQLNIESKIFIEDVLSGAVKRGSDFNENDLVNAEFDSIVSGLSLDQSSPTTYLDELDKFSQADRFRQPNPGKINLDQMQRFSAVAFVGSFTYLILFWLTDFEFFGVWPAVLGFISSVATIIWRTARKEGDLDDGASL comes from the coding sequence GTGAATTCCATTCCAAACTCAGCTGGTTTCACCCTACCGGGTGGAAAAATTGGAGTCTTGGTTATTCATGGTTTCACTGGCTCACCAGTAAGTATTGCGCCCTGGGCAAAGTTTTTAAATAAATCTGGTTACACCGTTAGTGCGCCATTACTTCCTGGCCATGGCAGCAGTTGGCAGCAGATGAATCAAACTACTTGGCAGGATTGGTATGAGCAGGTTGAAAAATCCTTTTTAGAGTTAAAACAAAGTTGTGATCGAGTATTTATTGCAGGGTTTTCTATGGGAGCAGCCCTAGCACTTCGCTTATGCCAGATAAGAGGCAGTGAGGTTGAAGGGTTAATAGTTTTAAATCCATCCGTGCATGATAGAAGATGGTTTATGAAATATGTTCCAGTATTAAAGTTTTTAATTGCATCAGTAGCAAAGGGTGCAACTGATATTGCAGCACCTAATCCACCCGTTCATGCCTACGATCGCACACCACTTAAGGCATTGGATTCACTTCGTAAGTTATGGGCGTTAGTTGAGCGAGATCTTTATCTAATTGATCTACCCATTATGGTTGCCTACTCCGTAAATGATCATGCTGTTGATCCAGAAAATGCAATGACTGTTATAGATAATGTCTTTTCCGTTGATATTCGCGAAGTAGTCTTTGAAAACTCCTTTCATAATGTGGCGCTAGATTTTGATGTTGAGCAGCTAAATATTGAAAGTAAGATATTCATCGAAGATGTTTTAAGTGGGGCGGTTAAACGAGGCTCTGATTTTAATGAGAATGATTTAGTAAATGCTGAGTTTGATTCAATTGTTTCAGGTCTCTCTCTTGATCAATCATCGCCCACCACTTATTTAGATGAATTGGATAAATTCAGCCAAGCTGATCGATTTAGGCAGCCAAATCCCGGCAAGATAAATCTAGATCAAATGCAACGGTTCTCAGCTGTGGCTTTTGTTGGCTCATTTACCTATCTAATTTTGTTTTGGTTAACTGATTTCGAATTCTTTGGCGTGTGGCCAGCCGTCCTTGGCTTTATCTCTTCAGTTGCCACAATCATCTGGCGTACTGCCCGCAAAGAAGGTGATTTAGATGACGGCGCTAGCCTCTAA
- a CDS encoding ROK family protein, with amino-acid sequence MSTTINSSALTIGIDIGGTKVLGGVVDSTGKIIDSARRPTPLAGGKELVATIIDLVKEFQAKHEIAGIGISVAALISKDQGTIVGAPNIANLSQLNFVAEIKKVFNLPVIAENDANAAMWAEYKFGNAQGLNPVMFFIIGTGMGGGLVIDGKLFRGANGIGAEFGHMIVQPNGVQCGCGANGCIEQYASGSALMRYAKEAITANPAAGQELLDLCGVELSNLTGSALTEAAKKGNEMALAAFNKQADWLGSACASYTLLLDPQAIVVGGGVVDAGELFLTPVRSAMEKYMPFAGTHLLPKIIAAKFGNDAGLIGAADLVRG; translated from the coding sequence TTGAGCACCACAATTAATAGCTCAGCATTAACAATTGGGATTGATATCGGTGGCACCAAAGTATTAGGTGGGGTAGTTGATAGCACCGGCAAAATAATTGATTCCGCCAGAAGGCCAACACCATTAGCTGGTGGCAAAGAGTTGGTTGCAACCATAATTGATTTAGTAAAAGAGTTTCAAGCCAAACATGAGATAGCAGGGATTGGAATCAGCGTTGCTGCATTAATCTCTAAAGATCAGGGCACAATCGTAGGCGCTCCAAATATTGCAAATTTGAGTCAATTAAATTTTGTTGCCGAGATTAAAAAAGTATTTAACCTGCCAGTGATTGCTGAAAATGATGCAAATGCTGCGATGTGGGCGGAGTATAAGTTTGGTAACGCGCAAGGTTTAAATCCGGTTATGTTTTTCATTATTGGCACCGGCATGGGTGGTGGATTAGTAATTGATGGCAAATTATTTAGAGGCGCTAATGGGATTGGCGCTGAGTTTGGTCACATGATTGTGCAACCAAATGGCGTGCAGTGTGGTTGTGGGGCAAATGGCTGTATTGAGCAGTACGCATCAGGAAGTGCCTTAATGCGTTATGCCAAAGAAGCAATCACAGCTAACCCAGCAGCGGGCCAAGAGTTATTAGATCTTTGTGGCGTAGAGCTTTCTAACTTAACTGGTTCGGCGTTAACAGAGGCTGCGAAAAAAGGTAATGAGATGGCATTAGCTGCCTTTAACAAACAGGCAGATTGGTTAGGTAGCGCCTGTGCTTCTTACACATTATTGCTAGACCCACAAGCAATTGTGGTCGGCGGTGGGGTAGTTGATGCTGGTGAATTATTTTTAACACCTGTGCGAAGTGCAATGGAAAAATACATGCCATTTGCTGGCACGCATTTATTGCCAAAAATTATTGCAGCTAAGTTTGGAAATGATGCTGGCTTAATTGGCGCAGCAGATTTAGTTAGAGGCTAG
- a CDS encoding SRPBCC family protein → MSNPTSSTVTIAASADDVRAVLFDIANFPTWSTSFKSVTVLASNGEGRPTQVKLSVDAGALKDKPTLNFDWSAYPDRVDYSLEDADLLTDMTGAYIVKDNGDETEVTFELTVALSMPVPEMMRTKAEKATIDLTLKQLKEKLEN, encoded by the coding sequence ATGTCTAATCCAACCTCTTCCACGGTAACTATCGCCGCTAGCGCAGATGATGTAAGAGCTGTGCTATTTGATATCGCAAACTTTCCAACCTGGTCAACATCTTTTAAATCTGTAACAGTGCTTGCATCCAATGGAGAGGGCAGGCCTACTCAGGTGAAACTCAGCGTTGACGCCGGCGCTTTAAAAGATAAGCCAACTTTAAATTTTGATTGGTCTGCCTACCCAGATCGAGTTGATTACTCACTTGAGGATGCTGATTTGTTAACTGATATGACTGGTGCTTACATTGTTAAAGATAATGGCGATGAAACTGAGGTAACCTTTGAATTAACCGTTGCACTTTCCATGCCAGTGCCAGAGATGATGCGCACAAAGGCTGAAAAAGCCACAATTGATTTGACCTTAAAACAGTTAAAGGAAAAACTGGAAAACTAA
- a CDS encoding AMP-dependent synthetase/ligase: MNEITIPAIIPAAVAGNLTNLISERAHFEPERVLVSRPMGDRWQAVTAKEYEEEIKAVAKGFIAAGVGFGDRVAIMAKTRYEWTVLDFAIWYAGAVPVPIYETSSAEQVDWILTDSAAVAIVVETPALAELVQPVMPSTCKNIWNITYNALATLTHEGKSVSDDEITKRREKLKPETLATLIYTSGTTGKPKGVQLTHGNFLSECGNVVNGASDLFLKPGGSTLLFLPVAHVFGRMVQIGSITAGLHLAHCSDLTKLPADLASFKPTFVLAVPRIFEKIFNGAEAKADAAGKGKIFHKAAEVAIAYSKALDTKKISPLLKLQHGLFDKLVYAKIRAGLGGRVEAAISGGAPLGERLGHFYRGAGIRVLEGYGLTETTAGATLNLTSSHRVGSVGKPIPGTTIKIAEDGEVLIKGPIVMQGYWQNDAANKEVFDSNGYFKSGDLGKIDEEGYLSIVGRKKELIVTAGGKNVAPAVLEDRLRSHPLISQCMVVGDNKPFIAALITIDPDAIKPWAVANKKEGASIADLAKDPTLQAVIQTAVDETNKAVSRAESIRKFIILPVDFTIAGGHLTAKLSVKRHVVSQQFAREIDELFA, from the coding sequence ATGAACGAGATAACTATTCCAGCCATCATTCCAGCCGCAGTTGCGGGCAACTTAACAAATCTAATTTCTGAGCGGGCTCACTTTGAGCCAGAGCGAGTCCTAGTTTCAAGGCCGATGGGTGATCGTTGGCAGGCAGTTACCGCTAAAGAGTATGAAGAAGAAATCAAAGCGGTTGCAAAAGGATTTATTGCAGCCGGTGTTGGTTTTGGTGATCGCGTTGCGATTATGGCAAAAACTCGTTACGAGTGGACAGTTTTAGATTTTGCAATTTGGTATGCCGGCGCAGTTCCAGTCCCAATTTATGAAACATCAAGTGCTGAACAAGTTGATTGGATTTTAACTGACTCAGCAGCGGTAGCAATTGTGGTTGAAACTCCAGCACTTGCTGAATTAGTTCAGCCAGTTATGCCATCCACCTGTAAAAATATTTGGAATATTACTTATAACGCTCTTGCCACCTTAACCCATGAAGGAAAGAGTGTTAGTGATGATGAGATTACAAAGCGACGAGAAAAGTTAAAACCTGAAACCTTAGCTACTTTGATTTATACCTCTGGCACCACTGGAAAGCCAAAGGGAGTACAACTAACCCATGGCAACTTCTTATCTGAGTGCGGAAATGTTGTTAATGGCGCAAGTGATCTCTTCTTAAAGCCAGGTGGATCTACTCTCCTATTTTTACCTGTAGCTCACGTCTTTGGTCGTATGGTGCAGATTGGTTCAATCACCGCAGGTCTACATCTTGCTCATTGCAGTGATCTAACTAAATTACCGGCAGATCTTGCATCCTTTAAACCAACCTTCGTACTTGCTGTGCCACGCATATTTGAAAAAATCTTCAACGGTGCCGAAGCAAAAGCAGATGCTGCTGGTAAGGGAAAGATTTTCCATAAAGCAGCTGAGGTTGCAATTGCATACAGCAAAGCACTTGATACTAAAAAGATTTCACCACTTCTTAAATTACAACATGGCTTATTTGATAAATTGGTTTACGCGAAAATCCGCGCTGGTTTAGGTGGTCGCGTGGAAGCTGCAATTTCAGGTGGAGCGCCATTGGGTGAGCGACTTGGCCACTTCTATCGCGGCGCAGGTATTCGCGTATTAGAAGGATATGGTTTAACTGAAACCACCGCAGGTGCAACTTTAAATCTAACTTCATCCCACAGAGTTGGCTCTGTTGGTAAGCCAATTCCTGGAACAACAATCAAGATTGCCGAAGATGGTGAAGTTCTAATTAAAGGCCCAATTGTTATGCAGGGTTATTGGCAAAATGATGCAGCCAATAAAGAAGTATTTGACTCCAATGGTTACTTTAAATCAGGAGATCTAGGCAAGATTGATGAAGAAGGTTATCTATCTATTGTTGGCCGAAAGAAAGAGTTAATTGTTACCGCAGGTGGTAAAAATGTTGCACCAGCTGTCTTAGAAGATAGATTGCGATCACATCCATTAATTAGCCAATGTATGGTTGTTGGCGACAATAAACCATTTATTGCCGCACTGATCACTATTGATCCAGATGCAATTAAGCCTTGGGCAGTAGCAAATAAAAAAGAAGGTGCATCCATAGCTGATTTAGCAAAGGATCCAACACTGCAAGCTGTTATTCAGACCGCTGTGGATGAAACTAATAAAGCGGTTAGTAGAGCAGAATCAATTAGAAAATTTATTATCTTGCCTGTTGACTTCACAATCGCTGGTGGTCACTTGACTGCCAAACTTTCCGTGAAGCGACATGTAGTTTCGCAGCAGTTTGCTCGCGAGATTGATGAACTCTTCGCCTAA
- a CDS encoding sensor histidine kinase: MNSSPNTERTRLARELHDGLAQELAAFGYRLDQVIGDENLGNSNRVSLRELRLSLSSIINQVRDEIYELRSNKSKEFHQQLTEQIDAVLAGSEIKLEIDGQISIKSEHKFELLRAIKELVLNAKRHASCSLISIQLRPDLITIEDNGLGGVIKKSNSYGIDGVKERLNLIGFTMQITSNTSGTIITISI, translated from the coding sequence ATGAACTCTTCGCCTAACACTGAACGAACTCGGCTAGCGCGAGAGCTTCATGATGGTTTGGCCCAAGAGTTGGCTGCCTTTGGTTACCGTCTTGATCAAGTAATTGGGGATGAGAATCTAGGAAATTCTAATCGTGTCAGTTTGCGTGAATTACGCCTTTCTTTAAGTTCAATTATCAATCAAGTCCGCGATGAAATATATGAATTAAGAAGTAATAAGAGTAAAGAGTTTCACCAACAGTTAACTGAACAAATAGATGCAGTACTCGCTGGATCTGAGATCAAGTTAGAAATTGATGGGCAAATTAGTATTAAATCAGAACATAAGTTTGAGTTATTAAGAGCAATCAAAGAGTTGGTTCTAAATGCAAAGCGTCATGCCAGCTGTTCACTAATCTCCATTCAATTAAGGCCAGATTTGATTACCATCGAAGATAATGGCTTAGGTGGGGTTATCAAAAAAAGTAACTCATATGGCATAGATGGTGTTAAAGAGCGGCTTAATTTAATTGGATTTACAATGCAAATCACTTCAAACACATCTGGCACCATAATCACAATTTCAATTTAG
- a CDS encoding response regulator transcription factor, with the protein MKILIVDDHELIRSGLANLLSQHKYDVVAEAATSSQASALINTHKPEIVLVDINLGSSSGIDLIKEMKKSGSKSKFVVLTMQDDNQTLESAKEAGAIAFITKSAPTDSLLEILQAITTGSDKFLKAGKINQIKPSKDFDLSARELEVLALLPTGATANAIGAVLFLTEATIKTHLANIYRKLAAINRAQAVSIAIENKLIIN; encoded by the coding sequence ATGAAAATTCTGATTGTAGATGATCATGAATTAATTAGATCAGGCCTTGCCAATCTGCTATCCCAACATAAATATGATGTTGTTGCAGAGGCTGCTACCTCAAGCCAAGCATCAGCGCTAATTAACACACATAAACCTGAAATTGTTTTGGTTGATATAAATCTTGGGAGTAGTAGTGGAATTGATCTGATAAAAGAAATGAAGAAATCCGGGTCAAAGAGCAAGTTCGTAGTGCTAACAATGCAAGATGACAATCAAACTCTTGAATCTGCGAAAGAAGCTGGCGCTATAGCCTTTATTACAAAATCTGCCCCAACTGATAGCTTGCTGGAAATACTGCAGGCAATTACCACCGGTTCTGATAAGTTCTTAAAAGCTGGAAAGATAAATCAAATTAAACCTTCTAAGGATTTTGATTTATCAGCCAGAGAGTTAGAGGTTCTAGCCCTACTTCCTACCGGGGCTACGGCAAATGCAATTGGCGCTGTGCTATTCCTGACGGAGGCAACTATTAAAACTCACCTTGCTAATATCTATCGAAAATTAGCGGCAATTAATCGTGCCCAGGCAGTTAGTATCGCAATCGAAAATAAACTAATTATTAATTAA